A genomic stretch from Kogia breviceps isolate mKogBre1 chromosome 1, mKogBre1 haplotype 1, whole genome shotgun sequence includes:
- the SOAT1 gene encoding sterol O-acyltransferase 1 isoform X2, whose translation MKEVGSHFDDFVTNLIEKSASLDNGGCALTSFSVLEGENSHRAKDLRAPPEHGKIFVIRRSLLDELFEVDHIRTIYHMFIALLILFILSTLVVDYIDEGRLVLEFNLMSYAFGKLTVAMWTWCTMFLCTLTVPYFLFQRWARGYHRSSHPVVHSLLHCFLFVVFQIGVLGLGPLYVVLVYTLPPASRFIVILEQIRLIMKAHSFVRENVPRVLSSAKEKSSTVPVPTVNQYLYFLFAPTLIYRDNYPRTPTVRWGYVAMQFAQVFGCFFYVYYVFERLCTPLFRNIKQEPFSARVLVLCIFNSILPAVLILFLSFFAFLHCWLNAFAEMLRFGDRMFYKDWWNSTSYSNYYRTWNVVVHDWLYYYAYKDFLWFFTKKFRSAAMLAVFAVSAVVHEYALAVCLNFFYPVLFVLFMFFGMAFNFIANDSRKRPIWNVLMWTSLFAGNGVLLCFYSQEWYARQHCPLKNPTFLDYIRPRSWTCRYVF comes from the exons ATGAAGGAAGTTGGCAGTCACTTTGATGATTTCGTGACCAATCTCATTGAAAAATCCGCATCATTAGACAATGGTGGTTGTGCTCTCACATCCTTTTCTGTTCTTGAAGGAGAGAACAGCCACAGAGCTAA AGATCTGAGAGCACCTCCAGAACatggaaagatttttgttataaGGCGATCTCTCTTAGA TGAGCTGTTTGAGGTGGACCACATCAGAACGATATATCACATGTTCATTGCCCTTCTCATTCTCTTCATTCTCAGCACACTTGTAGTAGATTACATTGATGAAGGAAG gctaGTGCTTGAGTTCAATCTCATGTCTTACGCTTTTGGCAAACTTACTGTTGCTATGTGGACGTGGTGCACCATGTTCTTATGTACACTTACAGTTCCCTATTTCCTGTTTCAACGCTGGGCCAGAGGCTATCACAGGAGTTCTCATCCAGTAGTCCATTCTCTCTTGCATTGCTTCCTTTTTGTGGTCTTCCAGATTGGAGTTCTAGGTTTGGGACCACTTTATGTTGTATTAGTGTATACACTACCACCAGCTTCCCGATTCATTGTTATACTTGAACAG ATTCGTTTGATAATGAAGGCCCACTCATTTGTCAGAGAGAATGTGCCTCGGGTACTCAGTTCAGCCAAGGAGAAATCAA gcactgttccagtACCCACAGTCAACCAGTACTTGTACTTCTTATTTGCTCCTACCCTCATCTATCGTGACAACTATCCCAG gACTCCCACTGTAAGATGGGGTTATGTGGCTATGCAGTTTGCacag GTTTTTGGTTGCTTTTTTTATGTGTACTACGTCTTTGAAAGGCTCTGCACCCCCTTGTTTCGGAATATCAAACAGGAGCCCTTCAGCGCTCGTGTTCTGGTCTTATGTATATTTAACTCCATCTTGCCAG CTGTGCTGATACTCTTCCTtagtttttttgcctttttgcaCTGCTGGCTCAATGCCTTTGCTGAGATGTTACGCTTTGGTGACAGGATGTTTTATAAG GATTGGTGGAACTCCACATCATACTCTAACTATTACAGGACCTGGAATGTGGTGGTCCATGACTGGCTATATTATTATGCTTACAAGGACTTTCTCTGG TTTTTCACAAAGAAGTTCAGGTCAGCTGCCATGTTAGCTGTCTTTGCTGTGTCTGCTGTAGTGCACGAATATGCCTTGGCTGTTTGTTTGAACTTTTTCTATCCAGTGCTTTTCGTGCTCTTTATGTTCTTTGGAA TGGCTTTCAACTTCATTGCCAATGACAGTCGGAAAAGGCCAATTTGGAATGTGCTGATGTGGACTTCCCTTTTTGCGGGCAATGGAGTCCTCCTGTGCTTTTATTCTCAAGAGTGGTATGCACGTCAACACTGCCCCTTGAAAAAT ccCACATTTCTGGATTATATCCGGCCACGTTCCTGGACTTGTCGTTATGTGTTTTAG